A window of Mucilaginibacter sp. PAMC 26640 contains these coding sequences:
- a CDS encoding acetyl-CoA carboxylase subunit beta — protein sequence MAWFKREIKGIITTTEEKKEAPDGIWNKCPNCKKPLHYSEQVENQYVCHYCGFHIRIGSKEYFSVLFDDNQFAELFSDLSSGDPLNFTDTKKYTDRLVETKKKTGLTDAIRAGVGKMNGQDVVIACMDFNFIGGSMGSVVGEKIARSIDYSIANKVPFLMISKSGGARMMEAAFSLMQMAKTSAKLALLSQAKVPYISLLTDPTTGGVTASYAMLGDINIAEPGSLIGFAGPRVIKETIKKDLPKGFQTAEFVQEHGFLDFIVDRREMKEKLASFLKMLAPVPAPPAP from the coding sequence ATGGCGTGGTTTAAGCGAGAAATCAAAGGGATAATTACGACTACTGAGGAGAAGAAGGAAGCCCCCGATGGCATCTGGAACAAGTGCCCCAATTGTAAGAAACCTTTACACTACTCAGAACAGGTTGAAAACCAATACGTTTGCCATTATTGCGGTTTTCATATCCGCATTGGCTCCAAAGAATACTTCTCAGTTTTGTTTGATGATAATCAATTTGCGGAGTTGTTCAGCGACCTTAGTTCGGGCGATCCGTTAAACTTTACCGACACCAAGAAATATACCGACCGGCTGGTAGAAACCAAAAAGAAAACAGGTTTAACAGATGCTATCCGGGCCGGCGTTGGTAAAATGAATGGACAGGATGTCGTTATTGCTTGTATGGACTTTAATTTCATCGGCGGATCTATGGGTTCGGTGGTTGGTGAAAAAATAGCCCGTTCAATAGATTATAGCATTGCAAACAAGGTTCCTTTCCTGATGATCTCTAAATCTGGCGGTGCCAGGATGATGGAGGCCGCATTTTCTTTAATGCAGATGGCCAAGACATCAGCTAAATTGGCTTTACTAAGCCAGGCAAAGGTGCCATACATATCTCTGCTAACTGATCCGACAACGGGTGGAGTAACAGCATCCTACGCTATGCTGGGCGATATTAATATTGCAGAGCCCGGCTCTCTTATCGGCTTTGCCGGTCCCCGCGTTATTAAAGAAACGATTAAGAAAGATTTGCCAAAGGGATTCCAAACTGCAGAATTTGTGCAGGAACATGGTTTCTTAGATTTCATAGTTGACAGAAGGGAAATGAAGGAAAAACTGGCGAGCTTTTTAAAGATGTTAGCGCCGGTGCCAGCCCCCCCCGCCCCCTGA
- a CDS encoding class II fructose-bisphosphate aldolase (catalyzes the formation of glycerone phosphate and glyceraldehyde 3-phosphate from fructose 1,6, bisphosphate) has protein sequence MSLKDYKGVLHGDQVQELFEAAKVHQFALPAVNVIGTNTINAVMETAKAVNSPVIIQLSNGGAQFYAGKTLDNSKLQACILGGVSAAKHVHLLAEHYGVAVILHTDHAAKKLLPWIDGLLEHGEKFFAETGKPLFSSHMLDLSEESIEENIEISAKYLARMAKMGMTIEIELGVTGGEEDGVDNSDVDSSRLYTQPEEVAYAYEELSKVSPRFTIAAAFGNVHGVYKPGNVKLQPVILHNSQVYLKEKHSLTAEKPINFVFHGGSGSSQEEIREAISYGAIKMNIDTDMQFAFWEGIKDYYQSKEGYLQTQIGSPDGEDSPNKKYYDPRVWLRKAEESFVKRLTVAFGDLNCIDATSKI, from the coding sequence ATGAGTTTAAAAGATTATAAAGGTGTTCTGCATGGCGATCAGGTGCAGGAACTATTTGAAGCAGCTAAAGTGCACCAGTTTGCATTACCTGCGGTAAACGTTATTGGTACCAATACCATCAACGCAGTTATGGAAACAGCAAAGGCTGTTAACTCTCCTGTAATTATCCAGTTATCAAACGGCGGCGCGCAGTTTTATGCTGGTAAAACTTTAGATAACTCTAAGCTGCAGGCCTGTATCCTTGGTGGTGTATCTGCCGCTAAGCACGTGCATTTACTGGCTGAGCATTACGGTGTTGCGGTTATATTACATACCGACCATGCTGCAAAAAAATTATTGCCTTGGATTGACGGTTTGTTAGAGCATGGTGAAAAATTCTTTGCTGAAACCGGCAAGCCTTTGTTTTCATCGCATATGCTGGATCTTTCTGAAGAATCTATAGAAGAAAATATCGAAATCTCGGCGAAGTATCTGGCCCGCATGGCCAAAATGGGTATGACTATAGAGATTGAACTTGGTGTTACAGGCGGCGAAGAAGACGGTGTAGATAACTCTGATGTGGATAGCTCACGCTTATACACCCAGCCGGAAGAAGTTGCTTATGCTTACGAAGAACTTTCTAAAGTTAGCCCACGCTTTACAATTGCTGCTGCATTTGGAAACGTACACGGCGTTTACAAACCGGGCAACGTTAAATTACAACCGGTTATCTTGCATAACTCACAGGTGTATTTAAAAGAGAAACACAGCCTTACTGCCGAGAAACCGATCAACTTTGTTTTCCATGGCGGTTCGGGTTCTAGCCAGGAAGAAATTCGCGAGGCGATCTCTTACGGTGCAATAAAAATGAACATCGATACCGATATGCAGTTTGCATTTTGGGAAGGGATAAAAGATTACTACCAATCTAAAGAGGGTTATTTGCAGACACAAATCGGTAGCCCTGATGGTGAGGATTCTCCGAACAAAAAATATTACGATCCGCGCGTTTGGTTACGCAAAGCTGAGGAAAGTTTTGTAAAACGTTTAACTGTAGCTTTTGGCGATTTAAATTGTATCGACGCTACCAGCAAGATCTAA